The following coding sequences are from one Brooklawnia cerclae window:
- the galK gene encoding galactokinase — MVEILNSWSHADGAARASALFRSRFDTEPDGVWAAPGRVNVIGEHVDYNGGPCLPIALPHRTYVALRARPDDRVRLTTRQADPPTWEGRLADIAPGLADDWVAYAAGAARVLLDDGYPIGGFDAAIDSCVPLGAGLSSSAAIECAVAIALDDVNRLGLAASDQGRARLAGVCARAENEIVGAPTGGMDQAASLRTADGKAILLDTLDNSVRQVPLGLDDAGLALLVIDTRAHHALVDGQYAARRRTCEQVAARLGVRTLREVADPQAALATLTDDVELRRVRHVFTEIARVGTVVSLVEAGRVAEIGPVLDASHASLRDDYEVSCPELDVAVEASRAAGALGARMTGGGFGGSAIALVPSDLTGIVMDAVAAAFGDHGMGHPAFLVARAAGPAERVAGSPVARPAGVLA; from the coding sequence ATGGTCGAAATCCTCAACAGCTGGAGTCACGCCGACGGCGCCGCCCGCGCGAGCGCCCTGTTCAGGTCGCGGTTCGACACCGAACCCGACGGGGTCTGGGCGGCACCCGGCCGGGTGAACGTGATCGGCGAACACGTCGACTACAACGGCGGGCCCTGCCTGCCGATCGCGCTGCCCCATCGCACCTACGTCGCTCTGCGCGCACGGCCCGACGACCGCGTCCGCCTGACGACCAGGCAGGCCGACCCGCCGACCTGGGAGGGCCGCCTGGCCGACATCGCCCCCGGCCTGGCCGACGACTGGGTCGCCTACGCCGCCGGGGCAGCACGCGTCCTGCTCGACGACGGGTACCCCATCGGCGGGTTCGACGCCGCCATCGACTCGTGCGTCCCTCTCGGTGCCGGGCTGTCGTCCTCGGCGGCGATCGAATGCGCCGTGGCGATCGCGCTCGACGACGTGAACCGGCTCGGGCTCGCGGCCAGCGACCAGGGCCGGGCCCGGCTGGCGGGCGTCTGCGCCCGCGCCGAGAACGAGATCGTCGGCGCCCCGACCGGCGGCATGGACCAGGCCGCGTCGTTGCGCACCGCCGACGGGAAGGCGATCCTCCTCGACACCCTGGACAACTCCGTGCGCCAGGTGCCGCTGGGGCTGGACGATGCCGGGCTGGCCCTGCTCGTCATCGACACCCGGGCGCACCACGCCCTGGTCGACGGGCAATACGCGGCTCGCCGCCGCACGTGCGAACAGGTCGCGGCCAGGCTCGGCGTGCGGACGCTGCGCGAGGTCGCCGACCCGCAGGCCGCCCTGGCGACGCTGACCGACGACGTCGAGCTTCGCCGCGTGCGTCACGTCTTCACAGAGATCGCCCGAGTGGGCACCGTGGTCTCCCTGGTGGAGGCCGGCCGGGTGGCCGAGATCGGGCCGGTACTGGACGCCTCGCACGCGTCCCTGCGGGACGACTACGAGGTCAGCTGCCCCGAACTGGACGTCGCGGTGGAGGCATCCCGTGCCGCCGGGGCCCTCGGCGCCCGGATGACCGGGGGCGGCTTCGGCGGGTCGGCGATCGCCTTGGTTCCCAGCGATCTCACCGGGATCGTGATGGATGCCGTCGCGGCGGCGTTCGGCGACCACGGCATGGGGCACCCCGCCTTCCTGGTGGCCCGTGCCGCCGGACCTGCGGAACGGGTCGCGGGCAGCCCGGTCGCGCGTCCCGCGGGGGTACTGGCGTGA
- a CDS encoding aldose 1-epimerase family protein — MTPTGAQYALAHGDQEAIVTERGASLRSYRVGGRDVVVTYAETDLPPAFHGALLAPWPNRLRDASYSVEGVVHQLPVTEPDRHNALHGLVFDLPWRPLSRTASTIVLGLDLEAREGYPFPLRLEAEYALGDEGLQVSVRAANAGTRIAPYGIGFHPWLSPGDATVDECVLSVDADHWFRADERLIPVSVEPLPADLDFRQPRVIGSASFDDAFTATMPPGGRSWVRLDSPDGWRAAIWTAAPMTTWQVCTGDFPELGRYARSGVAAEPMSCPADAFNSGRGLVLLAPGDEHVARWGLCADRPGAGR; from the coding sequence ATGACTCCCACCGGCGCACAGTACGCGCTCGCCCATGGTGATCAGGAAGCGATCGTCACCGAGCGCGGGGCAAGTCTGCGCTCCTATCGGGTCGGTGGGCGCGACGTCGTCGTCACGTACGCCGAGACAGATCTTCCCCCCGCCTTCCACGGGGCTCTGCTGGCGCCGTGGCCCAACAGGCTCCGGGACGCGAGCTACTCCGTCGAGGGGGTCGTCCACCAGCTGCCGGTGACCGAGCCCGATCGCCACAATGCCCTCCACGGCCTGGTCTTCGACCTGCCGTGGCGGCCCCTCAGCCGGACGGCGAGCACGATCGTCCTCGGCCTCGATCTGGAGGCCCGCGAAGGCTACCCGTTCCCCCTGCGGCTGGAAGCCGAGTACGCGCTCGGCGACGAGGGCCTGCAGGTGAGCGTCCGGGCCGCCAACGCCGGGACGCGGATCGCCCCTTACGGCATCGGCTTCCACCCGTGGCTGTCGCCCGGGGACGCCACGGTCGACGAGTGCGTCCTGTCCGTCGACGCGGATCACTGGTTCCGCGCCGACGAGCGCCTCATACCGGTGAGCGTCGAGCCACTGCCCGCCGACCTCGACTTCCGGCAGCCCCGCGTCATCGGGTCCGCGTCGTTCGACGACGCGTTCACGGCGACGATGCCCCCCGGGGGCAGGTCCTGGGTCCGCCTGGACTCCCCCGACGGCTGGCGGGCAGCGATCTGGACGGCCGCACCCATGACCACGTGGCAGGTGTGCACGGGAGACTTCCCCGAACTGGGCCGCTACGCGCGCAGCGGGGTCGCCGCCGAGCCGATGAGCTGCCCGGCCGATGCCTTCAACTCCGGCCGCGGCCTCGTCCTCCTCGCGCCGGGCGACGAGCACGTGGCCCGATGGGGGTTGTGTGCCGACAGGCCGGGCGCCGGCAGATGA
- a CDS encoding LacI family DNA-binding transcriptional regulator, producing the protein MTDAGPGVRQPQRTTTSIADVAKLAGVSNQTVSRVARGEDTVRPETALRVREAMHKLNYVPNRAARALRSGRSHTIGIIAHRISRTGEAHIVQSVIDAAREAGYSVTLVDAPSTSPIDLNTAMGHVGQAVDGIVLVTLETAEPSGITLPRDLPTVVGDFRWAGSHTAIGSDQADGTRQAVEHLLGLGHRTVHHLRGPSTSVQSTAREDAWRATLRLAGREIPEPLTGDWSPASGYLAGRRIARDPSVTAVFSANDEMALGMLRALHEAGRRVPRTCRSSASTT; encoded by the coding sequence ATGACCGACGCGGGGCCGGGCGTCCGGCAGCCGCAGCGGACGACCACCTCGATAGCCGACGTCGCGAAGCTGGCAGGCGTCTCCAACCAGACGGTGTCGCGCGTGGCCCGTGGCGAGGACACCGTGCGCCCGGAGACGGCACTGCGGGTGCGCGAGGCGATGCACAAGCTCAACTACGTGCCCAATCGGGCGGCCCGCGCGCTGCGCTCGGGCCGCTCCCACACGATCGGGATCATCGCCCACCGCATCTCCCGCACCGGCGAGGCGCACATCGTCCAGTCGGTGATCGACGCCGCCCGTGAGGCGGGCTACAGCGTGACCCTGGTGGACGCGCCCAGCACCTCGCCCATCGACCTCAACACCGCCATGGGCCACGTTGGCCAGGCGGTCGACGGGATCGTGCTGGTCACCCTCGAGACCGCCGAGCCCAGCGGCATCACGCTGCCGCGCGACCTGCCGACGGTGGTGGGCGACTTCCGCTGGGCGGGCAGTCACACCGCGATCGGCTCCGATCAGGCGGACGGCACCCGCCAGGCGGTGGAGCATCTGCTCGGCCTGGGCCACCGCACCGTCCATCACCTGCGCGGGCCTTCCACCTCGGTGCAGAGCACCGCGCGTGAGGACGCGTGGCGCGCCACCCTGCGGCTCGCAGGACGCGAGATCCCCGAGCCGCTGACCGGCGACTGGTCGCCCGCCTCGGGCTACCTGGCCGGCCGCCGGATCGCGCGCGACCCGTCGGTGACCGCGGTCTTCTCGGCCAACGACGAGATGGCCCTGGGCATGTTGCGCGCCCTGCACGAGGCGGGACGACGCGTCCCCAGGACGTGTCGGTCGTCGGCTTCGACGACCTGA
- a CDS encoding substrate-binding domain-containing protein: MSVVGFDDLIAEYMWPPLTTVSQDFAATGRELVAALLGLIAAPETTPISRTLVPTRLVVRASTGPAPTA; the protein is encoded by the coding sequence GTGTCGGTCGTCGGCTTCGACGACCTGATCGCCGAGTACATGTGGCCCCCGCTGACCACCGTCTCCCAGGATTTCGCCGCGACGGGCCGTGAACTGGTCGCCGCCCTGCTGGGACTCATCGCCGCGCCGGAGACGACGCCGATCAGCCGTACCCTCGTTCCCACCCGTCTCGTGGTGCGCGCGAGCACGGGGCCTGCCCCCACAGCCTAG
- the glnA gene encoding type I glutamate--ammonia ligase: protein MFQGADDLLAYVKDEGVENIDVRFSDLPGVQQHFTVPSGSFGPEVFENGLAFDGSSVTGFQKINESDMALLPDPTTAYVDPFRKAKTLIVNFFVHDPLTKEPYSRDPRNVARKAENYLATTGIGDTAYFAPEAEFYVFDDVRYETTGHSSFYSVDAESANWNTARVEERGNLGYKVKTKGGYFPVAPADHYGDLRDEIVKYSEDAGLIIERAHHEVGAAGQAEINWQYDTLLASADNVLKFKYLVKNTAYANGKTATFLPKPVFGDNGSGMHVHSSLRKDGEALFYDEAGYAQLSDTARWYIGGLLHHAPAILAFTNPTVNSYHRLVPGFEAPVNLVYSARNRSAAIRIPITGSNPKAKRVEFRCPDPSSNPYLAFSALLLAGLDGIQNRIEPPAPVDKDLYELPPEEHANIAQVPGSLDEVLLALENDKDFLLAGDVFTPDLIDTWISLKQDEIAALRQRPHPYEFELYYGI from the coding sequence ATGTTCCAAGGCGCCGATGACCTTCTGGCGTATGTCAAGGACGAGGGTGTCGAGAACATCGACGTCCGGTTCTCCGACCTGCCCGGTGTTCAGCAGCACTTCACCGTCCCATCCGGTTCGTTTGGCCCCGAGGTCTTCGAAAACGGATTGGCGTTCGACGGCTCGTCCGTCACTGGCTTCCAGAAGATCAACGAGTCGGACATGGCACTGCTGCCCGACCCGACGACCGCATACGTGGATCCCTTCCGCAAGGCCAAGACCCTCATCGTCAACTTCTTCGTCCACGACCCGCTGACGAAGGAGCCCTACAGCCGCGACCCGCGCAACGTGGCTCGCAAGGCCGAGAACTACCTGGCGACCACGGGCATCGGCGACACCGCCTACTTCGCCCCGGAGGCCGAGTTCTACGTCTTCGACGACGTTCGCTACGAGACCACCGGTCACAGCTCCTTCTACTCGGTGGACGCCGAGTCGGCGAACTGGAACACCGCCCGCGTCGAGGAGCGCGGAAACCTCGGCTACAAGGTGAAGACGAAGGGCGGCTACTTCCCGGTCGCTCCCGCCGACCACTACGGCGACCTGCGTGACGAGATCGTCAAGTACTCCGAGGACGCCGGGCTGATCATCGAGCGCGCTCACCACGAGGTCGGCGCAGCCGGCCAGGCCGAGATCAACTGGCAGTACGACACCCTGCTGGCCAGCGCCGACAACGTGCTGAAGTTCAAGTACCTGGTGAAGAACACCGCGTACGCGAACGGCAAGACCGCCACCTTCCTGCCGAAGCCGGTCTTCGGCGACAACGGCTCGGGCATGCACGTGCACTCGTCCCTCCGCAAGGACGGCGAGGCCCTCTTCTACGACGAGGCCGGCTACGCACAGCTGTCCGACACCGCACGCTGGTACATCGGTGGCCTGCTGCACCACGCCCCGGCCATCCTCGCCTTCACCAACCCGACGGTGAACAGCTACCACCGCCTGGTGCCGGGCTTCGAGGCTCCGGTCAACCTGGTGTACTCGGCCCGCAACCGTTCGGCCGCGATCCGCATCCCGATCACCGGCTCGAACCCCAAGGCCAAGCGCGTGGAGTTCCGCTGCCCCGACCCGTCGTCCAACCCGTACCTGGCCTTCTCGGCCCTGCTGCTGGCCGGCCTCGACGGCATCCAGAACCGCATCGAGCCCCCGGCGCCGGTCGACAAGGACCTCTACGAGTTGCCTCCGGAAGAGCACGCCAACATCGCACAGGTGCCGGGCTCGCTCGACGAGGTGCTCCTGGCCCTGGAGAACGACAAGGACTTCCTCCTGGCCGGCGACGTGTTCACCCCCGACCTGATCGACACCTGGATCAGCCTGAAGCAGGACGAGATCGCGGCCCTGCGCCAGCGTCCGCACCCCTACGAGTTCGAGCTCTACTACGGGATCTGA
- a CDS encoding histidine phosphatase family protein: MTRLLLVRHGESTANRDHLVPGWSLGVPLTDRGRSQAAGAAERVAESVGEQSALLFSSDALRARQTAAPIAERLGLTPEVTPLLREQGLGDLEGQPTSRLRALPVPGGLDISEVAWGGGESIATVHARLRRFLAHLASRPGGLSPVVVLVGHGDCLRVLRAVVDGRGHREVDWSSAGLAHGEVRELAWDGGVGPE, from the coding sequence ATGACCAGGCTGCTGCTCGTCCGGCACGGGGAATCTACCGCGAATCGCGACCATCTCGTCCCCGGCTGGTCGCTCGGGGTGCCGTTGACCGATCGGGGACGATCCCAGGCCGCCGGGGCCGCCGAGCGCGTGGCCGAGTCGGTCGGGGAACAGAGCGCGCTCCTGTTCAGCTCGGACGCGCTGAGGGCGCGGCAGACCGCTGCTCCGATCGCGGAACGGCTGGGGCTGACACCCGAGGTGACACCTTTGTTGCGTGAGCAGGGTCTCGGTGACCTCGAAGGGCAGCCGACGTCCCGGCTGCGTGCGCTTCCGGTGCCCGGCGGGCTCGACATCAGCGAGGTCGCCTGGGGCGGCGGGGAGTCCATCGCCACCGTGCACGCGCGCTTGCGGCGCTTTCTCGCCCATCTGGCTTCCCGGCCGGGCGGCCTCTCGCCGGTGGTCGTGCTGGTGGGACACGGGGACTGCCTTCGCGTCCTGCGGGCTGTCGTGGACGGACGCGGTCATCGTGAGGTCGACTGGTCGTCGGCGGGGCTGGCGCACGGCGAGGTCAGGGAGCTGGCGTGGGACGGCGGCGTCGGGCCGGAGTGA
- a CDS encoding FadR/GntR family transcriptional regulator produces MGAPTLHEAIVESLAKRIVFGQVPPGSSLSLAQVQEEFGVSRTVARDVMRVLESFGVVESRRKVGIVVLPASSWSVLDPRVIRWRMAGPGRQEQVRALTELRLGIEPMAAASAALNATPEQKAELGATARTLARLADASTVREYLDADIRFHQLLLEASRNEFFAALGETLAAALSARTEFGMMPSHAYPSSIAAHLEVSRSVDAGDSDAAFDASARMLAELRHELLADAGAETLTAGAR; encoded by the coding sequence GGAGTCACTGGCCAAGCGCATCGTCTTCGGCCAGGTGCCGCCGGGGAGTTCGCTGTCCCTGGCCCAGGTGCAGGAGGAGTTCGGTGTCTCCCGGACCGTGGCGCGTGACGTGATGCGGGTGCTCGAGTCGTTCGGTGTGGTCGAGTCGCGACGCAAGGTGGGCATCGTCGTGCTGCCCGCGTCGTCGTGGAGCGTGCTGGACCCCCGCGTCATCCGGTGGCGCATGGCCGGCCCGGGGCGCCAGGAACAGGTGCGGGCCCTCACCGAACTGCGGCTGGGGATCGAGCCCATGGCCGCGGCCTCGGCCGCGCTGAACGCGACGCCGGAGCAGAAGGCCGAGTTGGGGGCCACGGCGCGCACGCTCGCCCGCCTGGCGGACGCGTCGACGGTTCGCGAGTACCTCGACGCCGACATCCGCTTCCATCAACTTCTGCTGGAGGCCAGCCGCAACGAGTTCTTCGCCGCGCTCGGAGAGACCCTGGCGGCCGCGCTGTCGGCCCGCACCGAGTTCGGGATGATGCCCAGTCATGCCTACCCGTCCTCGATCGCGGCGCACCTGGAGGTGTCGCGATCGGTCGATGCTGGCGACAGCGACGCGGCCTTCGACGCGTCGGCGCGGATGCTGGCCGAGCTGAGACACGAGCTGCTCGCCGACGCCGGGGCGGAGACGCTCACCGCGGGAGCCCGGTGA